The window TTAATTTCAACTATTTTGGGGGCTTCTCGAGACTGAACCACTATTCGTCAAGTGTGTTccggagggtcgggagaccctccctTACCCCCCTAGATCCGCCCCTATCTATAGGTATAATTGATAATTATCCTGAAGATATATCTGGAAGATAATTAAGGTTATTATCTCTATGAATAGAGATAATTATTCTAGAGATAATGTTCAGAGATAATAGAagatattatctctaacaaccTGGTGTACTTTTTTACCTATTTATTTAAGTTAgatgaattttacacttaattataattatacttTACACAATAACGAATTTCGTTATCTTGACTCACATGTGCGACATATAATTATcatttatcaataacaaatcagagacaataaaaataataattaaaaaaaatcttatgTACACATGTCTTTCATCTCGTGTAGAACAAGACataattttttaacattttatttTGTTCACTTGTGTATATATCTTTGATCTGTTTGTGATGAATGATAATATGAAACGCATATGGAGTGAAGATAACGAAATATATGATTGTATATGGGGGTTcgataataatgataaaaaaattaaccaaatGTTCGAGtataattatatcatttatgatgttaatggtaaaattgttaTTCATGGCTAACGTTGAGAGTAGTTTTGTACCTTATATTTTCTATCTATTGTTtccacacacaaaaaaaaaaaaaaaagttaaaagccGAGAACAAAGAAGTATCTAGCTCTAGCACTTACAATATACCGTCGCGTTTACCTAATCTTCAGTTTTGGAATTGAGGGTATTTTAAGAGAAAACCATGATACATTTCTCAATCCACTTTGTGTcagttttctttattttctcaaTATAGTTTTAGTGTTATCGTTGTTAGAAACTATTCGATACTTTAAATATCTTTCACTAGCCGGTCAACGTAATTAGTTAACACTTTCCTTTGTTTGTTGGCACGACTCTCATCTTCATGAGAATTTTTAATGTACAGCGAAAACAATGCAGCGAGCTAGTAAAAAAACCATATGTacacatttaatttttaaaaccaaTCGAACTCTTACATATGCATTATTCTTTTAAATTCTCACCATTTTCATTAATTCCATGCAAATACtattttatacaaaaaaaaaaaaattaacagagaaaaatagaaaaataaatcatgtgaTTCGATCGATTTATAAAAACAgttgatatagtttaaatgtTTGCAAAAGGGGTTTTCTATTTTGTGTAGTTTACAAGCCCAGGTCTTTCATTAAAAATCATCATCGATACTATTTTTCTCAGTAGAAAACGATttggagcaattaaaaagaccGATTTTATAAATAGTCATAACACAATGTCtaactttacaaattaactgaaccgttaaaattgtttaaatgaAAAATCGACTCACAAATCATTTAACGTAAAATTTCACAAAATACATAACCtccatttatataatttttaaaaactatttttataaataaattaaaataacatgtttatttttttgtaattttcttatatGAATATAAATGTGAAGAAAAATGCAAATCTCTTATCCAAAACAAATATAGAATCACTAGATAGAAAGATAGTAGAGAGGATCTCAAAATTAAACAACCAATAAAAACACTCCAACTCAGCATTCTTACTTCTCCCACCTTATCCCCATTTCCACCACTAATTCCTTCTTCTCAAAATCTAAAACCCATCTCTCCAATCTCCATTTCCTTTCCATTTCTCAATCCCTTCCCAACAAAATCAATTagcaaagaaaaataaaaatgtctCTCACAATTCCAACAAATCTCTCCAAATCCATCCTCAAGCCGAAGCTCGGTTCTTCACTGAATCCAACAAGAACAACAACATCAAGATCATCGGTAGTCGTatgctcctcctcctccgcTGAAGAATCCGGTAAAACCTCAAACCTCCAAGCCTTCTCCGCTGCACTCGCTTTATCTTCCATTCTCCTATCAGCACCACTCCCGGCCGTCGCCGACATCTCCGGTCTCACTCCGTGCAAGGAATCGAAGCAATTCGCTAAGCGGGAGAAGCAGCAGATCAAAAAATGGGAGTCCTCGTTGAAACTCTACGCTCCGGATAGCGCTCCGGCTCTAGCGCTGAAAGCGACGATCGAGAAGACGAAACGCCGATTCCAAGCGTACGGCGATAAAGGATTGCTGTGTGGATCTGATGGACTGCCGCATCTGATTGTGAGCGGAGATCAGAGGCATTGGGGTGAGTTTATTACGCCGGGgcttttgtttttgtatattGCGGGATGGATTGGATGGGTTGGGAGAAGCTATTTGATAGCGATTAGAGGTGAGAAGAAGCCGGCGATGAAGGAAATTATCATTGATGTTCCTTTGGCTTCGAGTTTGGTTTTCAAAGGATTTTCATGGCCGATTGCTGCTTACAGAGAACTTCTTAACGGTGACCTTGTTGTCAAGGAcgtttgatttttctcctttttctttgTACAATCTCAGACTGAATTTGAATATCAGgtaattttttgtatttttcttatatataaATTCTCATTTATCAGTCTGCCCGATTCTTGAACcgttttagctaaaagctcGAATTGATAGTTTGGTCCTAGAGGTTCTATACCATGTCATGAACCGTttaaactaaaagctcgaacttaTATGATACATAATTGATTGGAATATAATTATCATGTACACAATTATACtacaataatttatattttacacTCCTAAATTCTATCAGGAGAAAAATAGTGCTTAAAATTGTCACATTTGCGATTCTGAATCGCAGAATCGATTTCGTAATTTTTTTCTCCAGAAATAACTTCGCGATCTGTATAATGATaggcagaaaaaaaaaaattgtgtttaCAATTATGAAATTTTTAAGCACATAGCTAATGTTGTTGTTTGGCACAGGGAAAGGATGGCATTGGCAAGGGGGAAGGAAAGGTTTGTGGAGAAGAGATGATGGAAGGAAATTATGTTTGTATGGTTAATTTATTTGTGAACATTTTACTTGTATGTATCTAGCTAATGCTTGtgtttttgaagaaaaaattaCTTCAACTTGCCAAGGGAAATGAATTTATCATCTCTATAACTTCAGCTTTTTTAACCCATTtcaaaaaaagtaataaaattatatttttgttaccGATATTTTAGTAATATACTAATTTTAACTTTGAATACGTGTGGATTTGGGTACGGCTACCAGAAAAGTTAATTCTCAAAATGTAATTAACGTTTTTAGAAACTAAATGAATTTATACGCCTATAACTTGAATTTTAAAAACGAAGTGATTGAGCAAATGATTCAAGTactgaaaataataaaaaaaatctcttgGGTTCCCAATTTTACTTATAAAAAGCTTAACCAGCTTAATAAAGTTTCTACGGAAATGAAAACCAATACAaaaaattcttttaaattttcttcttttattgatttatttataaaagTTCTTGAGTACAAGTAATAGAAAATATGCAGGAAATTACACGTTGAATGGTTCGATCTTGAAAGAATTTAAATGTTCGGAATATAAATTGCAAGAAATCACAAAGGAATTAAACTGCAAAATGATTATAGAATCCAATGACGaactaatatattaaaaaacagTCCAGGACATATCAATCGTAATGAATGAACTAGAATGAGAATCAATATTTAGGAGGAGTGTGAATGAAATTCACCAGTTAGCAAATAACAATTTCCAGCAAACTAATATTGAGCATAAACTGAGTTTGGGGGATTGAAATcgagctaaaatggagattgTGAAGGATTGTTTGATCGAAACGAGGGTTGGAATCCAAAAATTGGATATTAGAGAAAATTTTGGGATGATGTTAGCTTGAAAAGAGGGCTCGACGTGGCCGGAGTAATTTTTGAAAGTAGCCTGAATGGAACTGTTGTGCGACAAGAATTGATTTGGGAAAATGAATTGGAAACAATCGAAATGGTGATTCTGGGTTGAAAAAATGGAAAGTCTGAAAATAATGATTAGAAATAGTATGTAAACACATTACGGTAAAAAATGAAGGTTTTATATGTTTTGGTTTACCAACTCGAGTTTAAAGCTAAACGGGGAGATGAAAATGACAGATTTCAATATGTGTGAAATTAGACTGAATTCAAGGCCAAGATATTTATTTAGAGGGTTGACAGTGAGGATTGAAAGCTCGGATTCGAAAATCGTTGGCTAAAAATGAAGGTTTGATTTTGGCAGAAAAATAGAGCTTCGAAACAAAGGAGAACGATTTTAAGCGAGTATGAAATTGTACGAGATAATCTGGAACAACTTAACTAGTGGAGATTAATACCACAGGCTATATGATGAAGAACGAACGTtcagaaataaaaatttatagcTAGAAGCAGGATTTCGAGAATTGGCAGGAACGAAGTTTCGAAGTTTTAGCAGCTGAATTTGGAAATTAGGAATTATGCTaatgaattgaaaattaatattgaaGGTTTGAATACAGAAATTGAAAACTAAATGAATGATTTGTTGACTTTGATTATTGATTCAGTTTGTTATTTGATTAGGTTGATTTTTGTTGGtgttgattgtttttttttttttttgacggaAGGAAGAAGCTCTACTTATAGAATTTTCAAGGTTGGAGACAAAGATTATCAATATACAGGTTAGAAGCAAAAACGTGGGTTTGATGGGGAAAAGATGGCTAGAAATCTACCATGGAAATAGGAGATGTTCCAAGTCTGTTttgcaactttttttttttttttttttttttttttttttgaggttaAATTTGTTCCAAGGGATGAACGGACAATTGGttaattttaacattttaataatttttctcACAATTAGTTCAATAGCAAGCACATAGACAAATTTAAGAATCAGAAGCAAGTTCCGTTTACAGAGTTAGCCAGTTAACGGAGCTTGATTCAGCTTCTGACTTATGCACTCAAAAGACAGTTCGCTTAGAGGCGTTTCTGTGTACACTTAAGGTTGATGGCAATTTATGAAGCACACAGTTTAGAGCTTATATATGAAacttagtattttttagtaatcAATATCAGAAGTAAATAAGGACAGAGTTTAGAGAAAAAGTTACACAATCAATTTATACTGGTTCGGCGtcctgcctacgtctagtcctcAGAATACATTCTTCTAAGTGTTAATCCACTAATGAACTCTTTAACGATAGAACAAAAACTCTTACAATAGATAGAACTTCTGTAAAGTACATTCATTTACACTCACACTCAGCTATCTATCTCTCTAACTACTCGCTTATAATCGAAGCAAGCAATAGAACTAGACCTGTTCAAAAGCCCATTGGCCCGCTCAGCCCGTCCAAACCCGCTCTTCAAAGACTGAGCTTGGACGTATATGTTTCATAATAGGTCCGGTCCGGCCCAAGCCCGCTTAGGCCCGCATATAGAGTAagttgggcttgggatttgtcTCAAAACCCAGGCCCAGCCCGACccgaaattttaataataattttaatttaataacttttatagtttaataaactttatatttcagaaataaaatttttaaatttcttcaacataaaaatttccaaaccatatattttttagaattggtgaatatgtacatatttttgttactattttatttattactatcaaaaaagtattttttttttaatttaagattgcgttaattgatttttattgaaatcctctaaaatttagtttattgtattttattatttatatttatagtataattttttagtttaattttaattttaaaaaatgcaAAGATATTAGTTGGGTCGGACCGGGTTGGGTTTGAGAATTAGTTCTTTTAGCTTGGCCCGAGCCCGATGTAAATATAGTGCGAGCTTGGTTGGGCTTGGATAAAGTAAGTATATGACAAGGCCGGTTAGGCCCAGCCCAAGTCCAGCTCGGCCCAACCCATGAACAAGTCTAAACAGAACTTCTGATTTACAATAGAAGATTGGTTCTAATATACAACACAGATAAAGTACTATCTCTCTATGAATTTATACAAATATGAATGTGTATAATGCTATTGATCTATTTTTCACTAGGGGATTTCCTTTTTGTGCATTGATGATCAGTTGTCAAATGAGCAATGCCTTGGCTTTTATAGTGGAGCTTTTGTAGAAGGATCCTTTTAAATTTCAAACTAGCCGTTTGGATGGAAACAACTTCTGTCGCCATCAACCTCAGTCTTCTATGCCAAAAGGTTACCGTTTGACGCAGCATGAGTTTCTGTCTCTTGAGCATGAAGATCCCCGGGGCTGGGTCAGGGACAAAAGTTGTCCTTGTTTAGATTTTAGGAACCGAGACGGGGAATTACAATCAGGTTTGGGAGCGGGGATGATGAATGTAATCCCTACCTTGCCCCGCTCTGCTTACATTTCTATTGTTATGTTATACctaaaattaagttttttttcaaTGTGGTTGTATCATTACTATTTCATAACTTTAATATGCTTGAATTGGTTGGAAtgaatttattgaaataaaataaaagttcaataattttattgaaacaaaataaaatttagcgATCTTACTAAAACTATCCTCAAGCTTCAGTGAGTATAGGTAAAACTTATCTCTATCACACTATATGTAAATAAAGATTAGATACCAAAACAATCTCTAGATTTTAAGAGAAAAACCAACTTTCAAAACAACATACCTTCAATCTCAACCTTTATCAAATGTTATAATTAAAGCCCTCGATAATAGAAgggcaaaaagcataattaagctcTACACttatctgttttaaggatcaaacctctgatcaattatttttctacattgggcccttgatcattgattttgtcaTGGATTTGGccattatttaactttttcgtcgattttaggagatgagaagatcgatttggcaaTTCTAATGTTAAAAATCACAAAATATAGGAGTggagaaaatcgagtttggaaaaatatactggaaattaatttctataatttcgttttagtttttaatttttatctctcctagttaggaattcttatttttatttgtcaatgTCAACAAATCGAATCGCCCTAACGAAGTATGCAATCCAAACTCGATAAAAAAAGTTGAATAAGGGCTtaatccataatagaatcaataATCAATAGCTTAATgtagaaaaataaatgatcagagccttaatccttaaaacatcCAAACTCTAGGGgcttaattatactttttaCCTAATAAAAATTAACACATTAGATGGTTGTACTGTAAATCAATGTCACTCCCTTAATTACTTATCCACAATTCATTCACATATGCTTCAAGAAGACATATGCTTCAAGAAAGGTTACCAACACGGTAATCTGATATGTCAATTTTTGTTAGTTAGAGTTTTAATTAATCATTTGACAAACATTATGAATAAATTCGGTTATGTGATAAACAATGAATTGATTGTTTTCTAAAAACCTTAAGGTCAACTTATCTcatataaataataaacaaaaagtCAAGGTTAGGGGTGTACATCGGTTCAAAATCAAACCAAATCGAAAAAACTGAATATCAAACTGATTAAAACAATTGACATAGACACCGAATTAAATAATAGGTAAAACTGAACCAAAATATTCGGTTCGGCTTGGTTTTAAACCgaattacaacaacaacaataaagccttagtcccgaaatgattcggggtcggctaacatgaaccatcatataaaaccgtgaaatcaagtcgtgttagcgacacaaattctctccctccactctttcCTATCCACTACTAGGGCTGGAcacagttcggtccaagtcgaggattcatgaatctccagtattggattgaaattcggaggttaataaaaggaaatctccaggattggattgaaagaataaatctccagaattgaattgccccAAAATTTCAGTCCGGTCCAGTTCAGGGATTCGGAGATTCagttccggtccaatccaatataattttcggtgattcggataaatatctaatagtttaagtcctaaaaaataaattaaaaatttaatttacataacttgaaataaatgatatatttttaggaagtaaacaacattcgttaaaagttacagtagacaacaaggataaaaaaaaaccccacaaaatcaaagtattaaaagttacggtagacaacaaggctaaaaaagcccacaaaatcaaagttacaaaataacaaatctataaaaacaaacaaacttttaattcaaaaaagacaACAGTTCATTAGCAAAATATCTTTAATCATCATcccaatttgtaattgaatcttcttaacacaacaagttccttgttttccaaagcaaaagcagtaaaagccaaacatcaacctaaacatataaaatataccatattagtgaatcaacaaatgttaaattaattagctttcacttcaataaaattaatcaacacactagcaaaaagtaaaaggaaaaaaatatgcttactaaagtgcatttgattcggttaaaaaaaccttagatatccaattgaaatatggataaaagagatgatgcaatttcaggatcagaactaatttctacaaattaaataacatttatatagttagtattcataaacatttaattaaaataaaactatgaaatataattgctaagtaaatattaccttcctcaatagcttcaagatcttcaacttcttcttcatgcttgaaagcttgagttgaagttttcaaccaatcttaacaacaaatcaaaaccgcagctgtagcaggagttaaataactcctaaattgatccaaagttctaccacttgtgctaaacgtagattcagaagccacagttgagcattgaattgcaaaaacatcttttacaactttggataaagcaGGATATCGCACAGCATTAATCTTCCACCACAATAGAAGGTCAAActcaattacatatttttcaggTGCCTCATTGACATATCTTTCCCATTCTCCCTCAATTGACATGTCTTTATCAATATTCAAAAAACAatcatcaatctcatcatcaaTGTCATCATCCGCTTCATCCAAACTAGAAGAATGTGCTCCAAGATTCACATTTTCTTGCTCATTTTGCACTATATACTCATCTAACAATGCAATAATAATCTTTGTGACTTGTGCCACCAACTCATTAGCATCGTTCTCACCGTAAAATTCAGTGTACTTAGCCATCAAGTACTTAATTTTATACCTTGGGTCAAAAACCACCGATACAAAAAGCATCACATTCATTGTGTCAACAGAACCCCAATACTTATCAAATTTTTCCCTCATTTGAGTTCCCATGTATTTTAAGGAAGGATTTTTACTGTTTTGACATAATGTAATATCCTTGAGAATTTTCATTACCTCGGAAAAATAAAGGCTAGAGGTAGGATATGATGAACATGAGAATTTACAAGTTATATCATAAAATCTTTTCAAAAACCTACAAAGATTCTTAATACTCAGCCAATCACTCTCAACAAGAATATCATTCACAAATCCTCTGCATATTTCTTATCAAGATCTTCTAACTTGTCAAATGCCTTTTGATATCCTAATGCAACATCTAACATCAAATACGTGTTATTCCACCTAGTGGGGCAATCATAGCATAATGCTTTTGTATACTTAATACCCGACGTCACACAACAACGTTTAAACATAGCCAATCTTTGTGGGATGTTTTGGATATATCTAACCACAGCTCTAATTCTTTTGATTGAACCATCCACTAGTTTAAGACCATCTTTGACAATCAGATTAAAAATGTGAGAACAACACCTCATATGAAAAGACACTCCATCCAACACAAGTGCATTCTTTTTTACTAATCTTTTCTTCAATTATTCAATAGCAACTTCATTTGCTGAAGTATTGTCAACAGTAATGCACATGACTCTAGTCAACCCCCACTCATCCATGCAAGAACTAATAAAATTAGCAAGATGAACCCCTTTATGACTCTCTATCACacaaaaattcagaattttcTTTTGTACGCACCAATCACTATCAACAAAGTAAGCAGTTAAACACATATATGACAAATTTTGAATACTTGTCCAAGTATCTGTAGTGAATGACACTCTTTGACATTGAGAATTGATTAAAgctttcaatttcattttttctgtgttgaacaaagCAAAACAATGCCTAGTAATAGTTCTCCTTGAAGGG is drawn from Euphorbia lathyris chromosome 9, ddEupLath1.1, whole genome shotgun sequence and contains these coding sequences:
- the LOC136206097 gene encoding photosystem I reaction center subunit III, chloroplastic, which codes for MSLTIPTNLSKSILKPKLGSSLNPTRTTTSRSSVVVCSSSSAEESGKTSNLQAFSAALALSSILLSAPLPAVADISGLTPCKESKQFAKREKQQIKKWESSLKLYAPDSAPALALKATIEKTKRRFQAYGDKGLLCGSDGLPHLIVSGDQRHWGEFITPGLLFLYIAGWIGWVGRSYLIAIRGEKKPAMKEIIIDVPLASSLVFKGFSWPIAAYRELLNGDLVVKDV